DNA from Megalops cyprinoides isolate fMegCyp1 chromosome 14, fMegCyp1.pri, whole genome shotgun sequence:
ACAGACTATTAACATATTAGAATATTAGAATAGAATATTAACTATTAACATAAGTAAGCAACCCCAGCTCAAATGccaaacacaataaatattttatggcaAGAGCCACTGCATGgtatatttttctgcttcagtTGACTGTCAGGGCACTGCTACAGCAACACCTTAAGTTCGAAGAAGACAGTGACCATAGCTATCactaataaaattataaaaccGGAAAAACACTAGCATCATTGAACGCAGGCATATAATACTCATTGTCAAAGTGCGAATTACCACAGCgttttaaaaatcagtaaaGTGCACAACTTTGAGGCTAAACAAATGAGGCTATTTTATTTAGGTTTCCATCGGACGAGCCTAAAGTATGACACAATCAAAGCAAATCCATAAAATCGATTTTCTGTGAAGCtataaatacatattgcatCCAGTACCCAAAAGAaccaaacacaaatttaacaggTGGAGCAGCAAACGAAGCACTTCATACTCGCTGATGGTCGCTCAAAAACACACCGTCATTAATTCagtaaaactttaaaaacaagAGATAACTCAATGAGAATGGCCCAGAATGGAGAATGTATAGCCTTCACTCACCTTTAACTGTGGCAGCAGTCTCCTTGAATCCCAGACTAACATAAGGAGTGACATGAATCCCATTAATGCCCCCTTTGCAGTAACTGGCAGCTTTGAGTCTAGCAAGACCCTCACAGTTCTCAAGATTTCCATCCATCAGGTTTAAGGCAAGATAGTTAAGTCCATTTTGGAATCCTGCTGAAGTCTTCCGGCACATGGGGCTCCCGTACTCATCAGAGCCCTTGTTGTTCCGGATCGAAACATTCTCCACTGAGGCAGAGCTGTGCCTCTTGGGGTCATGGGCgaaggagggaaagacaggCGTCACCATGGTGGTGGAGGAGAAGGTTTCAGAGCTGTGCCGCCTCCGCCCCTGAAGGTCAGCCCGGATCACCTTGGCCCCCCGGTCTGGATCCACAGGAGTGCAGGGCACCAGGAATACCTCTAGCCCTGGGGCACCCTCGTTGGTGAGTGTCAGCCCCTCCACCCCATTCGTAGGGCTGTCAGTCTGGGCATTCTCGACTGGCTGtgaagcagaggggaggggggtgatggTGATGCCAAGGACCATCTCTGTGTGATTATCCTTCGTACCGCCAGGGAGGTGTGCAGAGCCCACATGGGCTTTGGGGTAACCCCTCTCCCCCGGCTGGAAGGGACATGGCGACAGCTTCAGCATGGAGCCAGGAGGGCTCACAGGGGCGTCATCTCCTGGTTTGGGCAACTGTGTGTTCAGATCAATGTTCATGTAATCAGAGAGAGGGGACCTCCGCTGGCCACTGGACCCCAGTGAATAAGCTGGACTCTCCATAGACATAGAGGGCCGGGAACATCGCAAGGTGTCGCTGAAATCTATTTTAATGTATTCCCCAGGGCTGTTTTCAGTGGGCAAAGGGTGCTCGTTCATACCTGGCAAAGTCATCAGTGTGTCCAGAATCAGCCTGGAAGGTCTGCTGGTTCTTCCCCTGTGCAACAGCATCTCAGTCCTGCCCTGCCTCATGGGTGAGGGCGAGTGGCCAGCACCCACAGCTGATGCAGCGGACACCATGCAGTAGCCAGACTCCTCCGTGATCTTCTGGTTCTGCAGGTTCATCAGTACGTACTGGTCGCTGTCTCCGTTTTGGGGGGCCTGCATTTTGTAGGCACGAGGCAGCGAACTGTACGAGTAGGGAGGGGGTCTCAGGGGCTCGCCAGGCAGGGAGCTGAGGAGGTAGTTGGAGGGTGTCAGAGCAAAGCAGGAGTCCACGGGTGACATGTTCATGTATTCGTGACTGGTCAGCTTTCCGTCCGCACTCTCCACTGACAGGTTGGAGCCGCACCACATGTGCATGTAGCCACTGTCATCCAGGGAGCAGCTGCCAGGGGAGTTGGTCCTGGACCTGCCCCCGGCTGTCTGGGGGTGCGAGTGTGGGTTGATGATCTGCTTGggggcagagacacacatgGGACTCATGGGCACATAGTTCTCTTTCTTCCCGCCCTGTGGGGCCATCCAAGGCATCATGGGCATGTACCCATCATTGCCCAGGTTGCTGCCCGAGCCTTTCAGTGACCCGATTTCAACGTCCCCATAGTCCTCAGGGTAGGTGACTTTCGGCGAGGCAGTGTGCGAGCTCTGCCCCGAGTGGCCGTTGATGTGAGTTGCCCACATCAGGGTGTACTCGTCCAGCGAGGTGGAGGACACCTGCTGGGGTGCCCTCTGCTGAGGCGGCGTGGTGAGGGAGTACGTCCTCTTCCTGTATGTCTTGTCCAGGTCCAGCCCCTCCTCTCTGGAAGTCTTCTGGTAGCTGTGGTTGAACAGGCTGCCTCCCGGCCGCTCCATGCTCATGTACCCATATGCACTGACGCCCTCGTGGGACGGGGGTGTGTCGGCCATGGACTCGGGCATGTTGCTTCTGTTGGCCATGTGGTGTCTGACCTCACCAGGGCTGGAGCCATAGTCATCGCAGGATATGAAGCCGGCCTCACTTGGAGACCCAGAGACTGAGGCGATGCCACTAGATGCCCGCTGGATGGTTTCAGAGGCAGAGCCCATGCCGCTGCTGGAGGACAGGCTGACGGGGCTGACAGCAGGGGGCGGGGAGTGGGACACGGGCATGGATATGGATTtgctgtgctggagagaggaggacccGAACACCTTGCACGGCCTGGCTGTGACTGTGTTGGACCGGCTCAGATGGATCCGGTTAGCACTGGGGCTGATAGGGCTTCCGTTCAGGGACATGGGTCTGGTCATGGTACCGTCCCCCTCGCTGGCGGTTCTTATCCGACAGGAAGTGAACTTAGTTACGGGAGATGTGGCTGCCGTGCTGTCCGTCCTTGACCTCCGAAGCAGCCCCGTCTGACTCGGGGGCAGGTTGTTCAAGTGCCGCCTCGCGGGCACGGAGATGGGGTTCGTACCGGAGGATTGACTTTTACTGCGCGGTCTGAACTCCGACAGCtctttcattgctttcatggcTTCCAAAATAGTCTCGTGTATGTTTTGTGCCACCACGGAGTCGTCTGCCTGCATCCACAGCTCGCCGGGTCCGATGGAAGCGGACCTGCCCACTTCGATAAAGAAAAAGCTGTCTGAATGGCCACATCTCCGGATATTCATGAGCTGCACACTAACAGACGCGACCTCCGAGTTCAGTTTTACGAAGCTAATTGTCCGGCAGGATAGACACAGCCTGTACACCCCCGTTAAATTCTTACTCTGACCCAGTCCTTTGGATTTTAAATTTACTTGCCATACCTCCTTATAAGCGGCATTCGATGGTGTGATAATACCGTAGTTCGCTTCCTCGAATCCCACCAAAGAAGACGCCGAATTAGACGCAGATCCGTCATACACTTTCCCCTCATTCATTAAATCTGTTAAGACTGTGTACCAGTTTTCTTGCTCCTGCTCGTTGTCAGCAGCTACGGCAAAATACTCGTCCTTGGTGTAAAGGGCGATCAGATGTTTGTATTTAGCGTCTGCTCGCTTGTTGATATTGAGGCAAGAGTCCAGAGGAATAACTCTCTTAGCAGCCGacttgtttttccatttcttttcgCTCTCGTAATATTCCAGTCTGGCAGGAAAGCCCTCGCTCTGTTCCTTCAGCACGAAAAACCGCTTGTGTCCGTGCTTCTGTTTCCTAAGGTATCCACATTTcttaatgttgttattattaatattcacaTTAGAAAACATGGGTCCTCCTGTCGTTGGCGGACTCTCCATTCTGACGTCCTTAACTCTCACTTTCTTTTAACTTGTTGTATGTTCCGTCCTGAAGCACAAATAAACAGCTGGACTGTTTCTCTTTGCGCTATTTCAGTGCCGGCGCCGTGCTCTCCATTCGGTATCTGTAACAGTTTAACAGTAAATAACACATAGGCTAGCACTGAGTGACTGAAcggaacagaaaaacaacatgtgACGTTCTACACATCCAACGTTAGTTACAAAAAAGGGAACTAAAAAAGACACTCATACAGAGGCGGTGCAACCTTCAGGGGGGCGTACCCATCATGACGCCTATTTGATCATCTCATTCGGCTCATTGGTCGAACTGACAGATTGATAGGAACGCAAACCCGTCAAACGACAAAATACCTTCCATGATAAAGTATTcgctcctcctcttctcccaaAGCTTAAGGTACAGTGAACCTAATTTATCCGTAGTTATCCGTAAATTTCAGCTGTGCCCTCTTCCCCAAACCGTATACCCTGGTGCTTGTTGATGCAAAATAACTGATTACTTTCCAGCTAAGAGACAAACAATACTTATACTGGACTTACTGGACTTAAAGGCAGCTTTTTCACATAGAAAATAGCAACAGAGTAACATCTGATTTAAGGAAATACGGACATTCCTCTGGGAATATCCTAAAATGTGTGTGCTAAAACATGGTAGTACGTAGCCtatttatgtaaaatacttATGGCCGTATCATCAGGTatggagtattttttttccgAAAAACGACGCACACTTGCTTTAAATATGTAAGACTGagaaatgtttgtgttattaTGAGTCATACAACATCTTTTCAATGCAAATGCGCGAGCAGGATTGAAATGTGAGTGCGTCGTGATGTAGCCTACTCAGCGGGaattgtttttgtcaaaattgtTATCGAGATCATTGATAACATGCTGGTGTTTATTCTGTTGGGCAAATAAAGTACTACTAacaatatgtgtaatatattaattattataaacGAAATGTGCGTGTCAATTGAAAGCCACCAACAACCAACACAGTAACATACAGATGTTTGTGGGAAATTTCCTACTGAAAGTGTATAATTTATCAGTGTCGAGTCAGCAAATCCGATGAAAAGTTATAAGAAAATGCTAGTGCCAAATAGTGATTCGTATGCTTCGGGGATGTCGGTTCAAATCGCCAGAAAATTGTAAGTGGCGTGAAGTTCGCACACAACGCAAATAACTGCAATAACCGCGGCGCTATGTGTGGACAGTAAGGCGGCCGAATTATTTTTCAGTAGCGGGGTTTCAGTTGTAAACAATTATTACTACGATGACAGCAGTGCACTCTGCTGCATCGTTCAAAATTGGCATTCGCTTGCGTTCTCGTTAAACATTTCGTCCTTAatttaaacatgcatgttttaatgCTGAGAAAGTCATTGGAGTTACTGTCTTTGGATCAAACGACATCATTAAGATTCAGAACTGTAAACAACCGGGAAGTTATGTGGCTTACACGTTACACAACGCGCCTGGTGGTCCATTTTAGAGCGATTTAGTTGCACGCCACTGCCTCTAGTGCCTCTAGCGTTTCCGACAACCGTATTTGTATGATTGCTGCACTTGCAGTATGACGATACTTGAGGCGGATTTTCCGCAGCTGAGTGAGgaaatttgttgctttttgtttgacAGTATCTTTTTTGAGCGGAGATACACTTTAAAGTAGCTCATGTGCTATGGAAATGGATGTTGTAATATGTGTGTTAGCTTCTTAATGAATACATTGCAAGTCATCTTACAGAAATCACGAATATGatacaacagttttttttcgCTTGGCACCTGACGTGTCAGAGGATGCTCGAATGCGTATGAGAAAGCGGTCTTTTCTGGTCTTGAGGGGGTTGTTTTGTTACTGTAGGTGCGTATGTGCCACTGAAGCCAACAATGCCGCCCCCACCGTTGCCTTTTAATCTGTTATCCACGCAGATGCCACTCAAGAGTTCCTCGCAAAGGAAAACACTACTCATATGCACGATGATGTAAGATCATATTAAACCACCCACTGTATGTTCACGCTCCACTCCATCGCCCGCTACGTAGTTGTATTTGAAATAGCAAAGGCTGCGTCGTTTTTTGGAGTTGTGTCACTTATGACTCGGAAGCTTTGTAATATTTCGTGCCCGGCAGCTCTTACGGAGCCTCTCCTATCTTTAACCCCTTCGCGGCAGTGCAGCACTTCAATAATAAGCTCTAATGACTAAGTAcagctcacatgcagccaacacGTGTACTTATCTACGCTTATAAATTAAAACAGTTGCCAATGAAATACCAATGACAGATTAAAACTGTGGCTTCACAGCATTGCTCCCTCTACAACATTAGTGCACAAACTCAGGTGCAGTTCTGTAAGCAGCTATGTAATATCCAATAAATTGGACCTAAGTTGCTTATTCAGCATTTGGTGTGAACGCTGTCCCAGGCGAAAAGGTCAATTGTATACAGCAGCACAAGGTCAACGACACCAGCAAAGCACTGATTTGACAGATACAGCCATACAATAGaatcatttgaatgtgtgacAGTCCCTAATGGACTCTCCATGGCCCATGAATACCTCAGTTATATTCAGCCCCAGTTGTTGTCTTGGTGAATTGGATGTGTGTGGGGACAAAGGTATTGGTGGTGTGTTTATTCTATGCACTACATAGATATCTGCTTGTCCCGAGTCCAGTTTTTGAGGTATTTGCAAGGCCAGGTGCTTCCCAGACCTCTTGATCAGTATTCAATGACAACTTTTGGCTATGCTGTGTTAGCAGATGCAGTAATAATCACAGCAGTGGTGGAGAGTAGCCTTCTTTTTGCCACAGCTAATTTACAGCCTTTGTACACAGCCATCATCATTATCAGGTCTGAGATGATGACTAGAAATCaaacttaaaattaatttcatagtGACAATGTTCTCTACCACatactgggaaaaaaatcaaaataaaaattgagtCCAGaaggttttctctttttttagtttttcagtGAGAAATACTGACGAAAAAAGTATATGCTTAATGTGTGATGAGTTTTTTAGATTTGGTTTAAGAACTTTCTTGATACTATGTACTATCCATTTATATCCATGTGTTAATGTTAGACTGTAGACATCATGTAAAATTTAAGGCTAGAACTGTTTGTCCATTGacagttaacattttaaagcaagTGGTGCTTTTCTAGTATGTGACCTTGTGGGTTTATATTTACATCCACTTGTTTTATGtcccatttttgtcattactcaTTGTTCATAAAAGAATTGGGAGGACTACAtaacatcttttcttttttgtcccaATGCTGGCAAATATCACTACTCTGAGCTAAAATGGTGTAAATTGCCTAATCTCTCACCATCCTCTGCCTTCATCTTTCCCTTCTTCTGGAGTGTTACTAAGATAGTAAAAGAAGGAAGAGGGTAGCTCCACTCCTCCACTGTCATGCTTCAAGTAGCACCTTGCTTTGAAACCACAAGCGGCACTCAGTATGAAGATCCAGTTTAGGGAGAGTTGTccttgtgtaaaatgtaaatcataaattcataaaaatgtgatgGGTTGATTAATTCCTCTCCCCGTGAAACGTAAACTGTGAAGCATGCATCGGCAGGCTAATAGCGCCATTCATCTGCCCTTCAGCGTCACCGCACATGTTTAATTAAACCATGCAAATGCATTGACATTTGATTTGCATGCGATAGAACATGAATTTacaaatttgtttcttacaaAGTGTccattatttatgttatttatgagTTATTATAGTTTTTATGGGgctttacaaataaaaactattgATACAATATGCAGCCATTTACCTTGTATATTTGAATCAAAGGTAAAGCATGGCAGGATTTATTCAGAAATCAAGTATATTGGAATTCTCCTTTCAGTTTAGATGGCTGCTTGGTGCTGTAGCTGTTGAGGTTTCATTTAGGAAAGAGCTGGGCTAGTCCATATGGCAGTGCATATCTGTATTCAATTACATTCATCTGCTTTTTCCTCCATGTGCAAGAAAAGGCTACAGAACATGTCATAAATATTATAGAACACgtagaaaaaatacattaaacagaTGAGGTCCAtcttatgtttgtgtttcaaaGCCCCAAAGAGTGCATTCAAAAGAGTGCATCTTTTAACAGTGTGCCAAAGGTGTGGTGCTCAGGTCTTCTTTGGGATCACAGTGGCTGTGACAGCATTCACGCTACCATTGATcttgcccccccacccccccgccccaagTGCCAGGAAAGATCATGATTGGTTTCATAATCTTTTGCAAAGAAGGTTGCATTATTCAAGTTGCTGCAGGCAGGGGAGAGTGAGGGCAGATATGGCTCCTCCAGACCCCCACCCTAAATGAGCAGTTGCCTATTCTGATGTTAATGTCATGACAATCAGATTAAAAGGCTGCAGTGCCCCtccttgctttttttgtttgtttttttttttttttgcttcgcctgatttttttgttttgttcaagtGTTATGTTAAACTGGCAACAACATGTGTTCTTGGCATCAAGGCCTAATCTTGTCTCAGTGGCAAATAGAGCCATAACTGTGAGGATAATTCTTTAATACAGCCACTCAGGCAAagctctcaccccctctctgtcacagaccTTAATACAAGTGTCTCTGGATCAGTCAAGTCAGTTTGAAATGGTggttgtatatattttttttccctgtagaTACTCTGGATCAGTCTTGGGGGTTTGCAATGAtggttatatatttatttttcctctagACACTGTCTCTTGATCAGTCTTGTGGGTTTTAAATAGtggttatatattttatataactTTTTAACTTGTATTTGCTAAGCAGAGTCTCTTCACTAGTGTGACTTCCACTGACTTCCATTTATCACACAGTTATGTTAACATGTAGTATAGTTCATTCTCAGTATtgctgaatttttcatttatttggcgAATGACTTATTGATGGCTGTTCATCAAGCTTGTGTTGTTCCTGCAATctgtttatatagctggatattcactaAAGATTTGTGTGGAATAAAAAATCAGAGTAATACAAGACTACCCCACCAAGTACTCATCGAGAAACCTTCGATAACCTGTTAATTAAGCTGCTCCAATAGCACATTGATCCATTACCCTTATATTTATAACCACTCTGCTCCAACTGCTCACACAACATAAGGTTGAGTAAGAACTTGGGTGCTGTGGCCACAAGTCCAAACTCCTTTCCCACAGCAGTTTTTAATTTAGGCCTGCATGCAGTTGTTAATACACAAATGATGTCCTCCACAAAAGAAGTCctccattttgtgtgtttgaaagttGAGTGCATCTGTTGCTTCTGTCTGGGAGCCCTGTGGTGAATACACTTAATCTCAGGTAGGTTATGATTAAGTGTGGCAGATAAATCAATGTCATCTCCATACTGGTGCTGTCAGGAATACTGTAGGGATGAGGTATTGGTGAGTAAAAGAAACAGGCGGACATCCGGTCCTGTAACCCCTCACCACCCGTTCTTTAAGATTTCTTAAACATCTTTGTTCCATATGTAACCTCTGTGGTTAAACCACTGGCCTCCCTTCCGTAGACCATGCAAGCAGCAGCTTAACAATTTTGTGGTTTAACATGTGGTTCAGTTGCGGTTTGTACCTGCTTGTGTTTCATTTGACTGTGTTTCTTCCTCTTCAGAGATCAGGCCATGTTGTACTGTGAGAATTGTTCACTTAGGGTGGATGGCTTAGAGGCGTAAATGTAGTATAGGTCAAATTTACTGTTAGATTTGGCAACAATGTTTAGGGAATGAAGAGAAAGGGATGTGGGGGCTCATCAGGGGGAGATGGATAAGGAGCAGAGTGCTGTCCCAAAATGGACATTCACATGAGAGGAGTTTACCAGGCTGCTAACAAGGTATCTGCACAGGATTAGATTCAGAATTCAGACATTGATTAATATAATACATTTCGAAACtgcgtgcatgtgcatacatgagtgtgtgtgttctgtgtgtgcatctgagtgcctgtgtgtctccatGTCTTCCAATAATGCTACACAAAGAGTTGGAAGAAGACAACGGGCTTCTGCATCTCCATCTTGAGGATGGCCACCAGACTCCGCCACATGTGATGGGGCACCAAGATGCAAAAGAGCACTTTGGGGCTGATCAGCAGGGGATTATCACAGTGGCAGTTATTAATAGACTTCCTGTTGCCTTTGTTGGGTTTTCCTTTAAGAGCGATTACATGGGATCATTGTAAGCCTTCCACATTCCTTTCCTTGGTGAACCTCAATGGAGGCTTTTGCTCTAGGGTGGAGTATTACAGAGGATATTAAAGCATAAAAAAGGCCATGCACTGATTTCACAAAAGTAATCCTCTTGAATTAATTAAATACCATAATGCACATTTGGATCTGTTTGTAGTATTCTGATATCAAATAGTTTGCATACATTTAGGAAATAGAAAAAGAAGTGTCATTATATTCTCATTTACATGAAGAGTAATCATTACAATGTCTTTGTCCGAGGCAGAAGTCACAGACACTACATAAAAGGACATAGCAAGCTAACAGGGAAGTGTCACTCACATAGTTTATGTGTACAAGATCTCTGTGTTGTTGTCTGAAAGAGAcagacttgtgtgtgtgtgtgtgtgtgtgtgtgtgcgcgcgtgagtCCAGTGATGGGGGCCAACCAGGAACATCATGTCCCAAACTAAGCCTTCACTCACCTCCATTGACAGCTGAGCGGAGAGGTGTATATTTAGATGCTTCACAATGCTCCCAGCCATATGCTGCCAACCGTAAATCAGGGCCGAGTcagacaacaaaaacatcataaaGTAGTGTCTCTGTTGCAGCGAGTATCCAAAGTGTGCTTTAGGTTATGTATTCATTGTCTGGGTCATTCGTATTTCTGCAGGTAGAGCAGAAATTCAGAAGTTCCCGATTCGACAAACTGGCAGCATGTTAGggacaggggaaggggggagaagcaggcagggtccCAGCTCTCTCGGGCACACTCGCCAATGGCAGTGCCCTGCATGGGGTTGGACCCAAATAAAGCCTTGATCAAATTCTCAGCACAAAGGTCAGAAGTCAGGGAAACACCAGTACATGGGATGGAGGGGGGTTTGGGTCTGGGGACCACGATCCCAAGGGTAGACAGTCGTTCCCCCCGCCCTCTCAGCCCTGCCTTCCCAGTCACAGCACATGGATTCCCTAGGCAGCACCCTCCATCCATATCCTTGGATCATTATCCAAGAGGGTGAAGTGTGGGAAGAAGGCATAGCAAGGGGAGTATATACAGGGTTTTTTGGACAGTGCAGCTAAGACAAAAAATGGCTTGGCCGCTTATGTAATGCACTCAAAATAATGACAGTTAGCCAGGACATGTGGGTACTTCATTTTTGGTGCTGTTTATCcctgtaaataaaaaaggggATGATTTCAAGAATTCATTCtctttttgattgttttatatACACTTCTTGTTTAACCACAGCACAGTCATTTCACTCTCAATAGAGCAGTGGTAGAAGGACACGAGCAGCTCCGCGAAAGTAGAAAGTAGAGCCGCTGTTGAGCTTTCTTGACCAGAGCAGTGGAGTTGATTGTCCGTGTGAGGTCCTCTGTGATGTGGGTTCCTAGGAACTTGAAGCTGGAAACCCTCTCCACTTCTTCTCCTTTGATGtttagaggagagaggagagaggtccTCGTGGTGTCTCCTGAAGTCTATGATGAGTTCTTTAGTTTTTTTGATGTTGAGTGATAGGTTATCCTCTGTGCACCATCCTGTCAGTTTGCAGACTTCATCTCTGTAGGCGGTCTCGTCCCCGTTTGAGATCAATCCCACCGCTGTTGTGTCGTCTGCAAATTTAGTGATTGTGTTTGAGGGATATGTGGGGACGCAGTCATATGTATAAAGAGAATAGAGGAGGGGTGCTGAGGGTCAGACTTGGGGAGATGTGGGGGTCGAGTCTGACTGTCTGTGGGCGATTGTTCAATGGCCACCTGTTTGGTTTGACTCCCTGAGGAAGATCCTCTGGCTAAagagtttttaatgttttcatttattaataaccATTGATTAAATGCTTTCTAATGTCTTCATACTCTAAAGAACAGTTGCCTtggttttcttccttttcctaaAAAAAGATGCTCAGTTCAAATTGTAGCCTTCATCTGTCCTTTATTACAATTAATGTAACAACAGAAGTGTATAAAAGGAGTGTTTAGTTTTAgttatataataattaataattaatttgccAATTTATATACGCTGTATAAAGGTTTTAGTTGAATGTAATTTTGCGCTTGTTTTGTGGAAATTGCTATGTAGCTAGTAATGGCGATGCTAgctaaatgttaattaattacGATGATAATGTTATGCTGTGTTGTATGTATACATGGCCAGGGTAATATGTTTGTTATCTTTGTTTATAGCGAATTATAAGCTGTTAGACGTGATGAGAATATGATAAATACCAGCaattgttgtcattgttgatATAATAGGATGTTCCTTGATAAACCTCCCTGTTTCCCTTTAGaccagcatttctcaaacctctcctggcaccccactgtcctgcgtatcttctatctacccttgctgcttgattaaatcaggtgtgctctgctaatcaaaagtgccactgatgagttcagtcaggtaggtagagcaaggataggcagaagatatgcaggacagtgggccaccaggagtaggattgagaaacactgctttagaccacacacagcattaccatCTGCTATTAAAAGTGCAAAAAGGGAAGCCCTGCCTCCTCCCGTGTTTTGACTGACACACCGTGGCGACGGCCAAATACCCAGAACCACCTTCAGTCACCTACAGGGAGGGTGGATTTtctttcaaagcactttgcTATGATGGGTGTGACTGGTCTATAGTCATTCAGACTGCTGAAGTTGGTTTGGGCACTGGTATGATTGTGGCTGATTTCAGACAGGCAGGTACAGTAGCCTCGGAGAGGGACAGGTTGAAGATTTCAGTAAACACCTCCGCAAGCTGATGGGTACAGTCTCTGAGCACTCTTCCTGGAATCTCATCAGGCCCTGTGGCCTTCttaacattcacagtgctgAGAATTCGCCTTACCTCCCGTCTCTGTATGGTAAGTGACTGGTGGTAGCTGGTGGGGGTGTGGCTACATATAGTATATGATAACCATTGAATTTAGATCAGTTTCTCAGTTGCTTAGTCACCCACTGTCATCAGTATGGACAATATTAAATGGGGCAGTGCTTTCTTGGCTGTTTCAAATGCTAATTCAAGAAAACAATATGCACCTACAAAGTACACAAAGGTTTTAAATCAGGTCAAATAAGCAGTAAacaaatgagtgaaaataaaacacagcagtcaGGAAACAGATTTCCAAACAGTCTGGAGAAagatatattttgtatattgtcGCTG
Protein-coding regions in this window:
- the LOC118788792 gene encoding insulin receptor substrate 2-like isoform X1 produces the protein MESPPTTGGPMFSNVNINNNNIKKCGYLRKQKHGHKRFFVLKEQSEGFPARLEYYESEKKWKNKSAAKRVIPLDSCLNINKRADAKYKHLIALYTKDEYFAVAADNEQEQENWYTVLTDLMNEGKVYDGSASNSASSLVGFEEANYGIITPSNAAYKEVWQVNLKSKGLGQSKNLTGVYRLCLSCRTISFVKLNSEVASVSVQLMNIRRCGHSDSFFFIEVGRSASIGPGELWMQADDSVVAQNIHETILEAMKAMKELSEFRPRSKSQSSGTNPISVPARRHLNNLPPSQTGLLRRSRTDSTAATSPVTKFTSCRIRTASEGDGTMTRPMSLNGSPISPSANRIHLSRSNTVTARPCKVFGSSSLQHSKSISMPVSHSPPPAVSPVSLSSSSGMGSASETIQRASSGIASVSGSPSEAGFISCDDYGSSPGEVRHHMANRSNMPESMADTPPSHEGVSAYGYMSMERPGGSLFNHSYQKTSREEGLDLDKTYRKRTYSLTTPPQQRAPQQVSSTSLDEYTLMWATHINGHSGQSSHTASPKVTYPEDYGDVEIGSLKGSGSNLGNDGYMPMMPWMAPQGGKKENYVPMSPMCVSAPKQIINPHSHPQTAGGRSRTNSPGSCSLDDSGYMHMWCGSNLSVESADGKLTSHEYMNMSPVDSCFALTPSNYLLSSLPGEPLRPPPYSYSSLPRAYKMQAPQNGDSDQYVLMNLQNQKITEESGYCMVSAASAVGAGHSPSPMRQGRTEMLLHRGRTSRPSRLILDTLMTLPGMNEHPLPTENSPGEYIKIDFSDTLRCSRPSMSMESPAYSLGSSGQRRSPLSDYMNIDLNTQLPKPGDDAPVSPPGSMLKLSPCPFQPGERGYPKAHVGSAHLPGGTKDNHTEMVLGITITPLPSASQPVENAQTDSPTNGVEGLTLTNEGAPGLEVFLVPCTPVDPDRGAKVIRADLQGRRRHSSETFSSTTMVTPVFPSFAHDPKRHSSASVENVSIRNNKGSDEYGSPMCRKTSAGFQNGLNYLALNLMDGNLENCEGLARLKAASYCKGGINGIHVTPYVSLGFKETAATVKALSSLQLYNKMSSRQTLYCYWAQHNAASAVKRCALSDKELWSRYRTLVLWPDTGPAKDKRPPMWRTLTWILDGSSSQKDSELISMMMIHRKMKEWYTHPERGQGLWAYPGLPNLLKVPGSPGHHGLANFPDLLAVAVPA
- the LOC118788792 gene encoding insulin receptor substrate 2-like isoform X2 — protein: MESPPTTGGPMFSNVNINNNNIKKCGYLRKQKHGHKRFFVLKEQSEGFPARLEYYESEKKWKNKSAAKRVIPLDSCLNINKRADAKYKHLIALYTKDEYFAVAADNEQEQENWYTVLTDLMNEGKVYDGSASNSASSLVGFEEANYGIITPSNAAYKEVWQVNLKSKGLGQSKNLTGVYRLCLSCRTISFVKLNSEVASVSVQLMNIRRCGHSDSFFFIEVGRSASIGPGELWMQADDSVVAQNIHETILEAMKAMKELSEFRPRSKSQSSGTNPISVPARRHLNNLPPSQTGLLRRSRTDSTAATSPVTKFTSCRIRTASEGDGTMTRPMSLNGSPISPSANRIHLSRSNTVTARPCKVFGSSSLQHSKSISMPVSHSPPPAVSPVSLSSSSGMGSASETIQRASSGIASVSGSPSEAGFISCDDYGSSPGEVRHHMANRSNMPESMADTPPSHEGVSAYGYMSMERPGGSLFNHSYQKTSREEGLDLDKTYRKRTYSLTTPPQQRAPQQVSSTSLDEYTLMWATHINGHSGQSSHTASPKVTYPEDYGDVEIGSLKGSGSNLGNDGYMPMMPWMAPQGGKKENYVPMSPMCVSAPKQIINPHSHPQTAGGRSRTNSPGSCSLDDSGYMHMWCGSNLSVESADGKLTSHEYMNMSPVDSCFALTPSNYLLSSLPGEPLRPPPYSYSSLPRAYKMQAPQNGDSDQYVLMNLQNQKITEESGYCMVSAASAVGAGHSPSPMRQGRTEMLLHRGRTSRPSRLILDTLMTLPGMNEHPLPTENSPGEYIKIDFSDTLRCSRPSMSMESPAYSLGSSGQRRSPLSDYMNIDLNTQLPKPGDDAPVSPPGSMLKLSPCPFQPGERGYPKAHVGSAHLPGGTKDNHTEMVLGITITPLPSASQPVENAQTDSPTNGVEGLTLTNEGAPGLEVFLVPCTPVDPDRGAKVIRADLQGRRRHSSETFSSTTMVTPVFPSFAHDPKRHSSASVENVSIRNNKGSDEYGSPMCRKTSAGFQNGLNYLALNLMDGNLENCEGLARLKAASYCKGGINGIHVTPYVSLGFKETAATVKDFILLLGSAQRCQRCEAMCLVRQGALEQIQNTCAVARHRARKGQETSHVEDSDLDSRRVKLPKRFREDDELTRKEKEKINQRSEATNT